A single Bacteroidales bacterium DNA region contains:
- a CDS encoding serine hydrolase, with protein sequence MKLNRLFVLLAILYMALAQVVASNNQLTALPKVDTLGQSVWVDSLMKSLTLREKIAQSFMVSAYSNKDQKHIDEIVTLVKNEKIGGLIFFQGGPVRQAKLTNYYQSLSRVPMLISIDGEWGLGMRLDSTFSYPRQMMLGAASNQHLVYEVASDIAQHMKRMGIHINFAPVVDINNNPLNPVISSRSFGENRQMVADYGVEYMRGLQDNGIIACAKHFPGHGDTDADSHLALPKVNHNIARLDSVEFYPFKKLIRGGVASVMIAHLRIPALEKDTTLASSISPSVIKGFLKDSLKFNGLVFTDALNMKGVADFHAPVILNWLAYKAGNDFLTCPEKVKESIDYILGEVAKGNFTEDEVNSKCRKILIAKYAAGLSAYKPIELKNLNSDLNTVTSELIKRRVAEQGITLLNGSRLIPILRLDTLKIAYIEVGKGKGDAFRNQLEMYTSITPFSINPESSLNSYDSLLTALDPYNLIIVGYHAADTRVAKNYGISNQASNFIFDLSFRKKIIVDVFGNPYTLNRLLNLPSLGGLMISFDNSDIIQSLSAQLIFGGIGVNGTLPVSPTKDIQIGSGYRNGERIRLKYTIPEDLGIDSKYLLKVDSIANDVIAKQITPGMQILVAKDGVVFYNKSFGSYTYSNEVTVDNNSIYDIASVTKITSTVPSIMRLFDRDSIGLQKPLDSYINFTNGCNKKKLVISDLLRHQAGLQPWVPFYLSTLSTLFPGKPAISSIQSPEYPYSFNENTFISKFSIPSPKYYSSKYLFDFPLQVAENIYAIEGMKDSIFIRINASEIKDAGKYKYSDLGFLYLQRAVENITSKGLDEYADINFYRHLGMNCTSYQPLRKFDCSRIVPTEDDLTFRKQVVHGYVHDQAAAMMGGIAGHAGVFSTANDLAKLMQMYLQKGVYGGERFFSASTVELFTSTPKDNNGNRRALGFDKPEPKVGKPSPACVSASALSFGHSGFTGTMVWADPENGVVYVFLSNRVYPDASNNRLADSNIRTDIQEIFYQAVRKARGK encoded by the coding sequence ATGAAGCTTAATCGACTTTTTGTTCTACTGGCTATTCTGTATATGGCATTGGCTCAGGTTGTAGCATCGAATAATCAATTAACGGCATTACCAAAGGTTGATACCCTTGGGCAGAGTGTTTGGGTTGATTCGCTTATGAAATCGCTTACGCTTAGGGAGAAGATTGCCCAATCGTTTATGGTTTCGGCTTACTCCAATAAGGATCAGAAGCATATCGATGAGATTGTTACTTTGGTTAAGAACGAGAAAATTGGTGGTCTGATTTTCTTTCAGGGTGGTCCTGTTCGTCAGGCAAAGCTTACCAATTACTACCAATCCCTTTCCAGAGTTCCAATGCTTATTTCCATTGATGGTGAGTGGGGGCTGGGTATGCGGTTGGATAGCACATTCTCGTATCCCCGCCAGATGATGCTTGGTGCAGCGTCAAACCAGCATCTGGTGTACGAGGTAGCATCGGATATTGCACAGCACATGAAGAGGATGGGAATTCATATCAATTTTGCACCCGTTGTGGATATCAACAATAACCCGCTGAACCCTGTTATAAGCAGCCGTTCGTTTGGTGAGAACAGGCAAATGGTTGCCGATTACGGCGTAGAGTATATGAGGGGTTTACAGGATAATGGCATTATTGCCTGTGCAAAGCACTTCCCGGGTCATGGCGATACCGATGCCGATTCGCATCTAGCTTTGCCCAAAGTAAATCACAATATTGCACGTTTGGATAGCGTTGAATTTTACCCATTCAAAAAACTTATTAGGGGTGGTGTTGCATCGGTTATGATTGCACACCTACGCATTCCTGCGCTTGAGAAGGATACAACTCTGGCATCGAGCATATCGCCTTCGGTAATCAAAGGATTCCTTAAGGATAGCCTGAAATTCAATGGGTTAGTATTTACGGATGCCCTGAATATGAAGGGTGTTGCTGATTTTCACGCACCAGTGATTTTGAACTGGCTTGCATACAAAGCGGGCAACGATTTTCTAACCTGTCCCGAGAAGGTAAAGGAGTCAATTGATTATATTTTAGGTGAGGTTGCTAAAGGAAATTTTACCGAGGATGAGGTAAACAGTAAGTGCCGAAAAATCCTTATTGCAAAATATGCAGCTGGACTTTCGGCCTATAAACCGATTGAACTAAAGAATCTGAATTCGGATTTAAACACCGTAACCTCCGAGCTGATAAAACGAAGGGTTGCCGAGCAGGGAATTACGCTTTTGAATGGGAGCAGGCTAATCCCAATCCTAAGGCTCGATACCCTTAAAATTGCTTACATTGAGGTTGGTAAGGGGAAGGGCGATGCTTTCCGCAACCAGCTGGAGATGTACACTTCTATAACCCCGTTTAGTATTAATCCAGAATCGTCATTAAACTCCTACGATTCGTTGCTTACAGCATTGGATCCATACAACCTGATTATAGTTGGTTACCATGCAGCCGATACTAGGGTTGCAAAGAATTATGGGATATCGAACCAAGCCTCTAACTTCATTTTCGACCTATCGTTTAGGAAGAAAATTATTGTAGATGTTTTTGGTAATCCCTACACGCTGAATCGTCTTCTGAATCTTCCATCGTTGGGAGGTTTGATGATCTCTTTCGATAATTCGGACATTATCCAAAGCCTATCGGCGCAGCTTATTTTTGGTGGGATTGGGGTGAATGGAACGTTGCCAGTATCGCCAACAAAGGATATTCAGATTGGTAGCGGTTATAGGAATGGTGAGCGAATTCGGTTAAAGTACACCATACCCGAGGATCTTGGAATTGATTCCAAATATCTCCTAAAGGTCGATTCAATTGCAAACGATGTTATTGCAAAGCAGATTACTCCGGGCATGCAAATTCTTGTTGCAAAGGATGGGGTTGTTTTTTACAATAAATCCTTTGGTTCCTATACCTATAGCAACGAGGTTACTGTGGATAATAATTCGATATACGATATTGCATCGGTAACAAAGATTACATCCACCGTTCCATCCATTATGCGCTTGTTCGATAGGGATAGCATTGGCCTGCAAAAACCGCTCGATAGCTATATCAATTTTACGAATGGGTGTAATAAGAAGAAATTGGTAATTAGCGATCTGCTTCGTCACCAAGCGGGTTTGCAGCCTTGGGTTCCATTCTATCTATCTACACTCTCAACATTATTTCCCGGTAAACCCGCTATTAGTAGTATTCAAAGTCCAGAATATCCTTACTCTTTTAACGAAAATACCTTTATCAGTAAATTCAGCATTCCTAGCCCTAAGTATTACAGCAGTAAATATTTATTTGATTTTCCGCTACAGGTTGCAGAGAATATCTATGCCATAGAGGGTATGAAGGATTCCATTTTTATACGGATAAATGCCTCGGAGATAAAGGATGCTGGTAAGTATAAGTACAGCGATTTGGGTTTCCTATATCTACAGCGTGCCGTTGAGAATATTACCAGCAAAGGGCTTGATGAGTATGCCGATATTAATTTTTACAGACATCTTGGGATGAATTGCACATCTTATCAACCTTTAAGGAAATTCGATTGCTCAAGAATTGTGCCTACGGAGGATGATTTGACTTTCCGTAAACAGGTTGTTCATGGGTATGTACACGATCAGGCTGCTGCCATGATGGGTGGTATTGCCGGACATGCAGGGGTTTTCTCCACTGCAAATGATCTTGCAAAGCTTATGCAGATGTATTTGCAGAAGGGGGTTTATGGTGGTGAGAGGTTTTTCTCAGCCAGTACCGTTGAGCTGTTTACATCAACGCCAAAGGATAATAATGGGAATCGCAGGGCTTTAGGATTCGATAAACCTGAGCCTAAAGTTGGTAAACCTTCGCCCGCTTGTGTATCGGCATCGGCATTGAGCTTTGGACATTCGGGCTTTACTGGAACTATGGTTTGGGCTGATCCTGAGAATGGCGTGGTATATGTATTCCTCTCGAACCGTGTATACCCGGATGCTTCGAATAATCGGTTGGCGGATTCTAATATTCGTACTGATATTCAGGAGATTTTTTATCAGGCGGTGAGGAAGGCTAGGGGAAAGTGA
- a CDS encoding DUF2326 domain-containing protein, whose amino-acid sequence MQLSKLYCNDKDFKNITFNLNELNVIFADVKSDLKEKKNSHDLGKTKLAELIDFMLLKKINKNHFFLKIKENDKSVFINHEFYLELFLNTNEYLTIKRNIEDNTKISFTLQNQTTTNYLPPLNWDYKNITIDKARDILSDYLSFDFFHNKDYNYRKSISYSLRTQDDFKDVYKLNKFTGGKDIDWKPFMFDLLGFKGELLRLKYDNDAKIEDIKSLISSYKNDYSVKVEQRDEIIAERSILESEYKEVEEQIDRFNFYKQDKYLIKEGIDEIENKISNLNSDSYKLNYELNKLKTSIKNNFSFDINKVKKVFEETSIYFSEQLTSDYEDLISFNKKLTTERNKLLKSTIKEKEKELKEVNSKLENLHHERESLLIHLTDSDTFTKFKKCQKDLVKVEGQLLKFQEKINAIDLIIQKENEIESLQTDIKSTISELKKIHQSTDKNQKYSEIRTLFSKFYKHIMDENAVLSWNPNTNNNVDFIPPKVKSKIDENKDTAKDEGNTYMKLLCVAFDLSILCAYNKESYFRFVYHDDVLSQQDNGIKIRLLELINDITKKYKIQYILSAIKSDLPLDILNKIQNFKENEIILKLHDKDISGTLFGFEF is encoded by the coding sequence ATGCAACTAAGTAAACTATATTGCAACGATAAAGACTTCAAGAATATCACTTTTAATCTTAATGAATTAAATGTGATATTTGCTGATGTAAAGTCTGATTTAAAAGAGAAGAAAAATTCTCATGATTTAGGTAAAACAAAACTTGCGGAATTAATTGACTTCATGCTTTTAAAAAAGATAAATAAAAATCATTTTTTTCTTAAAATAAAAGAGAATGACAAATCTGTCTTCATTAATCATGAATTCTATTTAGAATTATTTTTAAACACTAATGAATACTTAACTATCAAGAGAAATATTGAGGATAATACAAAAATATCTTTTACACTGCAAAATCAAACAACAACAAATTATCTTCCTCCGCTAAATTGGGATTACAAAAATATTACCATCGATAAAGCTCGTGATATACTTTCTGATTACCTGTCATTTGATTTTTTTCACAATAAAGATTATAACTATCGAAAATCTATAAGTTATTCACTTCGTACACAGGATGATTTTAAGGATGTTTATAAGCTTAATAAATTTACTGGTGGAAAGGATATAGATTGGAAACCTTTTATGTTTGATTTACTTGGTTTTAAAGGAGAATTACTCAGATTAAAATATGACAATGATGCCAAAATAGAAGACATTAAGAGTTTAATTAGCTCTTATAAAAATGATTATTCAGTAAAAGTAGAACAGAGAGATGAAATAATTGCAGAAAGATCTATTTTAGAGAGCGAGTATAAGGAAGTAGAAGAGCAGATAGATAGATTTAATTTCTACAAGCAAGACAAATATCTCATAAAAGAAGGCATTGATGAAATTGAGAATAAAATATCAAATTTAAACTCAGATTCATACAAGTTAAACTATGAGCTTAACAAACTAAAGACTTCCATAAAAAATAATTTTTCTTTTGATATTAATAAGGTTAAAAAAGTCTTTGAGGAAACCTCAATTTATTTTTCAGAGCAATTAACTTCAGATTATGAAGATTTAATATCCTTCAATAAAAAGTTGACAACAGAAAGAAACAAACTTTTAAAATCAACAATTAAAGAAAAGGAAAAAGAACTTAAAGAAGTAAATTCAAAATTAGAAAATCTTCATCACGAGAGAGAATCTCTTTTAATTCATCTTACAGACAGTGATACTTTTACAAAATTTAAAAAATGTCAAAAAGACTTAGTTAAGGTAGAAGGTCAATTATTGAAGTTTCAAGAAAAAATTAATGCAATAGACTTAATTATTCAAAAAGAGAATGAAATAGAGTCGTTGCAAACTGATATAAAATCAACAATTAGTGAACTTAAGAAGATTCATCAATCAACAGATAAAAATCAAAAATATAGTGAAATAAGAACATTATTTTCAAAATTTTACAAACACATAATGGATGAGAATGCTGTTCTTTCATGGAATCCTAATACAAATAATAATGTTGATTTTATTCCACCAAAAGTAAAGTCTAAAATTGATGAGAATAAGGATACCGCAAAAGATGAGGGTAATACTTACATGAAATTGTTATGTGTTGCATTTGACCTATCCATTTTATGTGCATATAACAAAGAGTCTTATTTTAGGTTTGTATATCACGATGATGTTTTATCCCAGCAAGATAATGGGATAAAAATTAGGCTCTTAGAATTAATAAACGATATTACAAAAAAATATAAGATTCAGTATATACTCTCTGCAATAAAATCAGATTTACCTTTAGATATTTTAAATAAAATTCAAAACTTCAAGGAAAATGAAATTATCTTAAAACTTCATGATAAAGATATTTCTGGAACTTTGTTTGGATTTGAGTTTTAG